From the Burkholderia glumae LMG 2196 = ATCC 33617 genome, one window contains:
- the gmhB gene encoding D-glycero-beta-D-manno-heptose 1,7-bisphosphate 7-phosphatase: MPTNANRKLVVLDRDGVINVDSDAFIKTPDEWITLPGALEAIGRLNHAGYRVVVATNQSGIGRGLFDMAALNAMHLKMHKAAAAVGARIDAVFFCPHTAGDNCECRKPKPGMMAMIAERFEVEPDQTPVVGDSLRDLQAGAALGFQPHLVLTGKGRRTLAAGNLPDGTRVHDDLRAFALDFLSREPA, encoded by the coding sequence ATGCCGACGAATGCCAACCGCAAGCTCGTCGTCCTCGACCGGGACGGCGTCATCAACGTCGATTCGGACGCGTTCATCAAGACGCCCGACGAATGGATCACGCTGCCCGGCGCCCTCGAGGCGATCGGGCGGCTCAACCACGCGGGCTATCGCGTGGTGGTGGCGACCAACCAGTCGGGCATCGGCCGCGGACTGTTCGACATGGCCGCGCTCAACGCGATGCACCTGAAGATGCACAAGGCCGCCGCGGCGGTGGGCGCGCGCATCGACGCGGTGTTCTTCTGCCCGCACACGGCCGGCGACAACTGCGAGTGCCGCAAGCCGAAGCCCGGCATGATGGCGATGATCGCCGAGCGCTTCGAGGTCGAGCCCGACCAGACGCCGGTCGTCGGGGATTCGCTGCGCGACCTGCAGGCGGGCGCCGCGCTGGGCTTCCAGCCGCACCTGGTGCTGACCGGCAAGGGCCGCCGGACGCTGGCCGCCGGCAACCTGCCCGACGGCACGCGCGTGCACGACGACCTGCGCGCCTTCGCGCTCGATTTCCTGTCCCGTGAGCCGGCCTGA
- the glyS gene encoding glycine--tRNA ligase subunit beta, which translates to MTHIQSAPLLVELLTEELPPKALARLGDAFAEGLAQRLAARDLTDGAPVFERYATPRRLAVVITNVRAVAPQRQVREKVLPVSVALDAAGQPTAPLAKKLAALGHPNLTVADLERAQDGKAEAFFVNYSAPGATLADGLQAALDETLAKLPIPKVMTYQRPDGTDVQFVRPVKRLTVLHGTHVVPVSAFGIDAGDTTLGHRFLSDGLVAIGSASRYADTLREKGRVIAHFADRRESIRTALAEHAGGDAVVMPEWLLDEVNALVEWPVVYACKFEDEFLQVPQECLILTMQTNQKYFALTDAAGKLRSRFLIVSNIETATPAEIIDGNERVVRPRLADAKFFFETDKKTPLVDRVPRLANVVYHNKLGSQLARVERIESLAEQIAPAVGADAALARRAARLAKADLLTDMVGEFPELQGTMGTYYARHDGEADEVAVACTEHYQPRFSGDALPAAPVSTAVALADKLETIVGIWGIGLAPTGEKDPFALRRHALGVLRLLVEKQLPLDLRGLLRTTYASFAGIAGVAESTDAIYAFFLDRLRGLLRERGYSTGEIDAVLGLEPSRVDDLIARLDAVREFTRLAEAGALAAANKRISNILKKSEGGAPGEVDAALLAEAAEQALAAELAQVAPRVQAQLAARDYTGALSALAALRAPVDTFFNDVMVNAEDPALRANRLALLGALHQQMNCVADISKLAA; encoded by the coding sequence GCTGGCCGTGGTGATCACCAACGTGCGCGCCGTCGCCCCGCAGCGCCAGGTCCGCGAAAAGGTGCTGCCGGTGTCGGTCGCGCTCGACGCGGCCGGCCAGCCCACCGCGCCGCTTGCCAAGAAGCTCGCCGCGCTCGGCCATCCGAACCTGACGGTCGCCGATCTCGAACGCGCGCAGGACGGCAAGGCCGAGGCGTTCTTCGTCAACTATTCGGCGCCCGGCGCGACGCTCGCCGACGGGCTGCAGGCCGCGCTCGACGAGACGCTAGCGAAGCTGCCGATCCCGAAGGTGATGACCTACCAGCGCCCGGACGGCACCGACGTGCAGTTCGTGCGCCCCGTGAAACGCCTGACCGTGCTGCACGGCACGCACGTGGTGCCGGTGTCGGCGTTCGGCATCGACGCCGGCGACACCACGCTCGGCCACCGCTTCCTGTCGGACGGGCTCGTCGCGATCGGCTCGGCGAGCCGCTATGCCGACACGCTGCGCGAGAAGGGCCGCGTGATCGCGCACTTCGCCGACCGCCGCGAATCGATCCGCACCGCGCTCGCCGAGCACGCCGGCGGCGACGCCGTGGTGATGCCCGAGTGGCTGCTCGATGAAGTCAACGCGCTGGTGGAATGGCCGGTGGTCTACGCCTGCAAGTTCGAGGACGAGTTCCTGCAGGTGCCGCAGGAATGCCTGATCCTGACCATGCAGACCAACCAGAAGTATTTCGCGCTGACCGACGCGGCCGGCAAGCTGCGCTCGCGCTTCCTGATCGTCTCGAACATCGAGACGGCCACCCCGGCCGAGATCATCGACGGCAACGAGCGCGTGGTGCGCCCGCGCCTGGCCGACGCGAAGTTCTTCTTCGAGACCGACAAGAAGACCCCACTGGTGGACCGCGTGCCGCGCCTGGCCAACGTCGTCTATCACAACAAGCTCGGCTCGCAGCTGGCGCGCGTCGAGCGCATCGAATCGCTGGCCGAGCAGATCGCGCCGGCCGTCGGCGCCGATGCCGCGCTCGCGCGCCGCGCCGCGCGGCTCGCGAAGGCCGACCTGCTGACCGACATGGTCGGCGAGTTCCCCGAACTGCAGGGCACCATGGGCACCTACTACGCGCGCCACGACGGCGAGGCCGACGAAGTGGCCGTGGCCTGCACCGAGCACTACCAGCCGCGCTTCTCGGGCGACGCGCTGCCGGCCGCGCCGGTCAGCACGGCAGTGGCGCTGGCCGACAAGCTCGAGACGATCGTCGGCATCTGGGGCATCGGCCTCGCGCCGACCGGCGAGAAGGACCCGTTCGCGCTGCGCCGCCACGCGCTCGGCGTGCTGCGCCTGCTCGTCGAGAAGCAGCTGCCGCTCGACCTGCGCGGCCTGCTGCGCACCACCTACGCGAGCTTCGCCGGCATCGCCGGGGTGGCCGAATCGACCGACGCGATCTATGCGTTCTTCCTCGATCGGCTGCGCGGCCTGCTGCGCGAGCGCGGCTACTCGACGGGCGAGATCGACGCGGTGCTGGGCCTCGAGCCGAGCCGCGTCGACGACCTGATCGCACGCCTGGACGCGGTGCGCGAGTTCACGCGTCTGGCCGAGGCCGGGGCGCTCGCGGCCGCCAACAAGCGCATCTCGAACATCCTGAAGAAGTCCGAAGGCGGCGCGCCGGGCGAAGTCGACGCGGCGCTGCTGGCCGAGGCGGCCGAGCAGGCGCTGGCCGCCGAGCTCGCGCAGGTCGCCCCGCGCGTGCAGGCGCAGCTCGCCGCGCGCGACTACACGGGCGCGCTGTCGGCGCTCGCCGCGCTGCGCGCGCCGGTCGACACGTTCTTCAACGACGTGATGGTGAACGCCGAGGACCCGGCGCTGCGCGCCAACCGCCTCGCCTTGCTCGGGGCGCTGCACCAGCAGATGAACTGCGTGGCGGACATCTCGAAGCTCGCCGCCTGA
- the pdxA gene encoding 4-hydroxythreonine-4-phosphate dehydrogenase PdxA produces the protein MATDPTLRIAITTGEPAGVGPELSARALAEAPLRWPDACFEVLCDAALFAERAQAAGVDPAALGVGQRVTVAHRPLAAPARAGQLDAANGRYVLGLLDAAIDGAVAGRYDAIVTAPLQKSTINDAGVPFTGHTEYLAERTGTPRVVMMLAGTGERPLRVALATTHLPLKDVSAALTIDSLVETLAIVDADLRRHFGLAAPRILVTGLNPHAGENGYLGREEIDVIAPALAEAKARGIDARGPYPADTLFQPRYLEHADCVLAMFHDQGLPVLKFATFGEGINVTLGLPIVRTSVDHGTALDLAGTGRADPGSLIAALDTAVAMARHRRGA, from the coding sequence ATGGCCACCGACCCGACGCTGCGCATCGCGATCACCACCGGCGAGCCGGCCGGGGTCGGCCCCGAGCTGAGCGCGCGCGCGCTTGCCGAGGCGCCGCTGCGCTGGCCCGACGCGTGCTTCGAGGTGCTGTGCGACGCGGCGCTGTTCGCCGAACGCGCGCAGGCGGCCGGCGTCGATCCGGCCGCGCTCGGCGTCGGCCAGCGCGTGACGGTGGCGCATCGCCCGCTCGCCGCGCCGGCGCGGGCCGGGCAGCTCGACGCGGCCAACGGCCGCTACGTGCTGGGCCTGCTCGACGCGGCGATCGACGGCGCGGTGGCGGGCCGCTACGACGCGATCGTCACGGCGCCGCTGCAGAAGAGCACCATCAACGATGCCGGCGTACCGTTCACCGGCCATACCGAATATCTGGCCGAGCGCACCGGCACGCCGCGCGTCGTGATGATGCTGGCCGGCACCGGCGAGCGGCCGCTGCGCGTCGCACTCGCCACCACGCACCTGCCGCTCAAGGACGTGTCGGCCGCGCTGACGATCGACTCGCTGGTCGAGACGCTCGCCATCGTCGACGCCGACCTGCGCCGCCATTTCGGCCTGGCCGCCCCGCGCATCCTCGTCACCGGCCTGAACCCGCACGCGGGCGAGAACGGCTACCTCGGCCGCGAGGAGATCGACGTGATCGCGCCGGCGCTGGCCGAGGCCAAGGCGCGCGGCATCGACGCGCGCGGCCCGTATCCGGCCGACACGCTGTTCCAGCCGCGCTACCTCGAGCACGCCGACTGCGTGCTCGCGATGTTCCATGACCAGGGCCTGCCGGTGCTCAAGTTCGCGACGTTCGGCGAAGGCATCAATGTCACGCTCGGCCTGCCGATCGTGCGCACCTCGGTCGACCATGGCACCGCGCTCGATCTGGCCGGCACCGGCCGCGCCGATCCGGGCAGCCTGATCGCCGCGCTCGACACCGCGGTCGCGATGGCGCGCCACCGCCGCGGTGCCTGA
- a CDS encoding lysophospholipid acyltransferase family protein — MRLLRSLLLLIFFVLYTVPYATACFIAFPFLRPDARYWMAAGWCRSTLAVTRWLNGIRYRIEGFENLPDGPAVLLSKHQSAWETLAFPALMPRPLCYVFKRELLYVPFFGWALGLLHMVHINRSEGKNAFDSVIRQGKKRLAEGAWVIMFPEGTRTPTGSQGKYKTGGVRFAVGTGAPVVPIAHNAGRVWPRNSFIKYPGIVTVSIGKPIDSRGLTPEELNARVEQWIETEMRRIDPDAYRGASGERR, encoded by the coding sequence ATGCGCCTCCTCCGTTCGCTGCTGCTGCTGATCTTCTTCGTGCTGTACACGGTGCCCTACGCCACCGCCTGTTTCATCGCGTTCCCGTTCCTGCGTCCCGACGCGCGCTACTGGATGGCGGCGGGCTGGTGCCGCTCCACGCTCGCGGTGACGCGCTGGCTGAACGGCATCCGCTACCGCATCGAGGGCTTCGAGAACCTGCCCGACGGGCCGGCCGTGCTGCTCTCGAAACACCAGTCGGCGTGGGAGACGCTCGCGTTTCCGGCACTGATGCCGCGCCCGCTCTGCTACGTGTTCAAGCGCGAGCTGCTCTACGTGCCGTTCTTCGGCTGGGCGCTCGGGCTGCTGCACATGGTCCACATCAACCGCAGCGAAGGCAAGAACGCATTCGACTCGGTGATCCGGCAGGGCAAGAAGCGCCTCGCCGAGGGCGCCTGGGTGATCATGTTCCCGGAAGGCACGCGCACCCCCACCGGCAGCCAGGGCAAGTACAAGACGGGCGGCGTGCGCTTCGCGGTGGGCACCGGCGCGCCGGTGGTGCCGATCGCCCATAATGCGGGGCGCGTGTGGCCGCGCAATTCGTTCATCAAGTATCCGGGTATAGTCACGGTGTCGATCGGTAAGCCGATCGATTCGCGCGGCCTCACCCCGGAGGAGCTGAATGCGCGCGTCGAGCAGTGGATCGAGACGGAAATGCGCCGCATCGATCCCGACGCCTATCGAGGCGCAAGCGGCGAGCGCCGCTGA
- the rsmA gene encoding 16S rRNA (adenine(1518)-N(6)/adenine(1519)-N(6))-dimethyltransferase RsmA: MSNSRQHQGHFARKRFGQNFLVDTGVIDSIVSTIRPERGQRMVEIGPGLGALTGPVIERLATPEAPLHAVELDRDLIGRLKQRFGSLLELHAGDALGFDFGALALPGEQPSLRIIGNLPYNISSPLLFHLMRFAERVVDQHFMLQNEVVERMVAEPGSKAFSRLSVMLQYRYVMDKLIDVPPESFQPPPKVDSAIVRMIPHAPHELAEVDVGVLGEVVTAAFSQRRKMLRNTLGAYRDVVDFEALGFDLARRAEDVGVAEYVRLARTVAATRPAAG; this comes from the coding sequence ATGTCGAACAGCAGACAGCACCAGGGACACTTCGCGCGCAAGCGCTTCGGGCAGAACTTTCTCGTCGACACCGGCGTGATCGACTCGATCGTCTCGACGATCCGCCCCGAGCGCGGCCAGCGCATGGTCGAGATCGGCCCCGGCCTCGGCGCGCTGACCGGCCCCGTGATCGAGCGGCTCGCCACGCCGGAGGCGCCGCTGCACGCCGTCGAGCTCGACCGCGACCTGATCGGCCGCCTCAAGCAGCGCTTCGGCAGCCTGCTGGAGCTGCATGCCGGCGACGCGCTCGGGTTCGATTTCGGCGCGCTCGCGCTGCCGGGCGAGCAGCCGTCGCTGCGCATCATCGGCAATCTGCCCTACAACATCTCCAGCCCGCTGCTGTTCCACCTGATGAGGTTCGCCGAACGCGTGGTGGACCAGCACTTCATGCTGCAGAACGAGGTGGTCGAGCGGATGGTGGCCGAGCCGGGCAGCAAGGCGTTCAGCCGGCTGTCGGTGATGCTGCAGTACCGCTACGTGATGGACAAGCTGATCGACGTGCCGCCCGAGTCGTTCCAGCCGCCGCCGAAGGTCGATTCGGCGATCGTGCGGATGATTCCGCATGCGCCGCACGAGCTGGCCGAGGTGGATGTCGGCGTGCTCGGCGAGGTGGTCACGGCGGCCTTCTCGCAGCGCCGCAAGATGCTGCGCAACACGCTCGGCGCGTACCGCGACGTGGTCGATTTCGAGGCGCTCGGCTTCGATCTGGCGCGCCGCGCCGAGGACGTCGGCGTGGCCGAATACGTGAGGCTGGCGCGCACGGTCGCCGCGACGCGGCCCGCCGCCGGCTGA
- a CDS encoding LPS-assembly protein LptD — MPPKPIFPLVSCSEPAIRKRRLAAALLAVPGFVPAIAQAQLVGAAAQPQPLGSPWDLRLAPQLEEHPLRPGTKPAGFVLADHASGTVDQDLAAKGSAELRRGTTIVKADALHYDQDTDMADAYGHVTLSGSGTTFSGPEAHLKVEANQGTMTTPKYRFTTTGGSGSAKQVELLDSERSVFTDATYTACQCEQPAWYIRGGRFEFDTGADEGVARDGVLFFQGVPIFASPWLTFPLSGERRSGFLPPTVSLSSTNGFELSLPYYFNIAPNRDLTLTPEIIAKRGMFTRAEFRYLSPNYSGSLTGEFLPNDRLTHTNRYAVYWEHQQNFGGGFGGYVYYNKVSDNTYPEDLGATNQFINGTQTLYQQEAGLTYNKGPWSVLTRYQHWQTLPPSIAPYGREPQLNVKYAKYDVGGFDFGAEADYSRFRITTADQPEGDRVMFNPYVSYGVYGPGYFIVPKAQLHVASYDLTTTTGGIPGQPKRFTYSIPTFSLDSGLEFDRSVRLFGQDFIQTLEPRLFYVYTPYRNQLDAPLFDTAESDFGLAEIFTTNTFVGNDRIADENRITAALTTRFLNPATGDERARFVIAQQYYFTNQRTTLLPTDSVAQARHSDLILGASVKLGAGFASETAFQYNADNNQLVKSSVGFGYSPGERSVINVAYRYTRANTTLNGDPINQVLISGQWPLTRHLYAVGRFNYDLASNRVVDGLLGFQYDADCWALGVGVQRYANGVNTSGQQSSATRFMAQLTLKGLTSIDNGLVAAFRQGIPGYTPLPPQAPPLARFSNYE; from the coding sequence ATGCCGCCCAAACCGATTTTCCCGCTCGTATCCTGCAGCGAACCCGCGATCCGCAAACGGCGCCTCGCGGCGGCGCTGCTCGCCGTGCCCGGTTTCGTGCCCGCGATCGCGCAGGCGCAACTGGTGGGCGCGGCCGCGCAGCCGCAGCCGCTCGGCTCTCCCTGGGACCTGCGCCTTGCGCCGCAGCTCGAGGAACATCCGCTGCGCCCCGGCACGAAGCCGGCCGGCTTCGTGCTCGCCGACCACGCGAGCGGCACGGTCGACCAGGACCTGGCCGCCAAGGGGTCGGCCGAGCTGCGCCGCGGCACCACGATCGTGAAGGCCGACGCGCTGCACTACGATCAGGACACCGACATGGCCGACGCCTACGGCCACGTCACGTTGTCGGGCAGCGGCACCACGTTCTCGGGGCCGGAGGCCCATCTGAAGGTCGAGGCCAACCAGGGCACGATGACCACGCCGAAGTACCGCTTCACGACCACCGGCGGCTCGGGCAGCGCGAAGCAGGTCGAACTGCTCGACAGCGAGCGCTCGGTATTTACCGACGCGACCTACACGGCCTGCCAGTGCGAGCAGCCGGCCTGGTACATCCGGGGCGGCCGCTTCGAGTTCGACACCGGCGCCGACGAGGGCGTGGCGCGCGACGGCGTGCTGTTCTTCCAGGGCGTGCCGATTTTCGCGAGCCCCTGGCTGACGTTCCCGCTGTCGGGCGAGCGCCGCAGCGGCTTCCTGCCGCCGACGGTCTCGCTGAGCTCGACCAACGGCTTCGAGCTGTCGCTGCCGTACTACTTCAACATCGCGCCGAACCGCGACCTGACGCTGACGCCGGAGATCATCGCCAAGCGCGGCATGTTCACGCGTGCCGAGTTCCGCTATCTGTCGCCGAACTACTCGGGCTCGCTCACGGGCGAGTTCCTGCCTAACGATCGGCTGACGCACACGAACCGCTACGCCGTCTACTGGGAGCACCAGCAGAACTTCGGCGGCGGCTTCGGCGGTTACGTCTATTACAACAAGGTCTCGGACAATACTTATCCGGAAGACCTCGGCGCGACCAATCAGTTCATCAACGGCACCCAGACGCTGTACCAGCAGGAAGCGGGCCTCACCTACAACAAGGGTCCGTGGTCGGTGCTCACGCGCTACCAGCACTGGCAGACGCTGCCGCCGTCGATCGCGCCGTATGGCCGCGAGCCGCAGCTGAACGTGAAGTACGCGAAGTACGACGTGGGCGGCTTCGACTTCGGCGCCGAGGCCGACTACTCGCGCTTCCGGATCACCACGGCGGACCAGCCCGAGGGCGACCGCGTGATGTTCAACCCCTACGTCTCGTATGGGGTCTACGGTCCGGGCTACTTCATCGTGCCGAAGGCGCAACTGCACGTCGCGTCGTACGACCTCACGACGACGACGGGCGGCATCCCCGGCCAGCCGAAGCGTTTCACCTACTCGATCCCGACCTTCTCGCTCGACAGCGGTCTGGAGTTCGACCGCTCGGTGCGGCTGTTCGGGCAGGACTTCATCCAGACGCTCGAGCCGCGGCTGTTCTACGTCTACACGCCGTACCGCAACCAGCTCGACGCGCCGCTGTTCGATACCGCCGAGTCCGACTTCGGGCTCGCCGAGATCTTCACCACCAACACCTTCGTCGGCAACGACCGGATCGCCGACGAGAACCGCATCACCGCCGCGCTGACCACGCGATTCCTGAACCCGGCCACGGGCGACGAGCGCGCGCGCTTCGTGATCGCGCAGCAGTATTACTTCACCAACCAGCGCACCACGCTGCTGCCGACCGACTCGGTCGCGCAGGCGCGCCACTCGGACCTGATCCTCGGCGCCTCGGTGAAGCTCGGTGCCGGCTTCGCGTCGGAGACGGCGTTCCAGTACAACGCCGACAACAATCAGCTCGTGAAGTCGAGCGTCGGCTTCGGCTACAGTCCCGGCGAGCGCAGCGTGATCAACGTGGCCTATCGCTACACGCGCGCCAATACCACGCTCAACGGCGATCCGATCAATCAGGTGCTGATCTCGGGCCAGTGGCCGCTCACGCGCCATTTGTACGCGGTCGGCCGCTTCAATTACGATCTGGCCAGCAACCGGGTGGTCGACGGTCTACTCGGCTTCCAGTACGATGCCGACTGCTGGGCGCTCGGCGTCGGCGTGCAGCGCTACGCGAACGGCGTCAACACGTCGGGCCAGCAGAGCTCGGCGACGCGCTTCATGGCGCAGCTGACGCTCAAGGGGCTGACGAGCATCGACAACGGGCTCGTCGCCGCGTTCCGCCAGGGCATTCCGGGCTATACGCCGCTGCCGCCCCAGGCCCCGCCGCTGGCCCGTTTCAGCAACTATGAGTAA
- the gloA gene encoding lactoylglutathione lyase, giving the protein MRMLHTMLRVGDLDRSIQFYTGLLGMKLLRRNDYPEGRFTLAFVGYEAESTGTVIELTHNWDTPSYEIGTGFGHLAIEVDDAYAACERIKAQGGKVTREAGPMKHGTTVIAFVEDPDGYKIEFIQRKSH; this is encoded by the coding sequence ATGCGAATGCTGCATACGATGCTGCGCGTCGGCGATCTCGACCGCTCGATCCAGTTCTACACCGGGCTGCTCGGCATGAAGCTGCTGCGCCGCAACGACTATCCGGAAGGCAGGTTCACGCTCGCGTTCGTCGGTTACGAAGCGGAATCGACCGGCACCGTGATCGAGCTGACCCACAACTGGGACACGCCGTCCTATGAGATCGGCACCGGTTTCGGCCACCTCGCGATCGAGGTCGACGACGCCTACGCGGCCTGCGAGCGCATCAAGGCGCAGGGCGGCAAGGTCACGCGCGAAGCGGGCCCGATGAAGCACGGCACGACCGTGATCGCATTCGTCGAGGACCCGGACGGCTACAAGATCGAATTCATCCAGCGCAAGTCGCACTGA
- a CDS encoding peptidylprolyl isomerase, which translates to MKKTLRFAAIVSGLVAAMSLLSVTPAVAQALGSNGATLADEVVAVVNNDVITGRELDQRVDLIARRLRQQKAPVPPIDELRMQVLNQMVLERIQVQKAKEDGIVVDDAMVQATLQRLAAANNMSLDQYRARLEAEGVPWNIFVSDARTELMLSRLREKEVDSKITVSDAEVASYIASQRGPNAGSQQDLRLEHIFVAAPQNAPETQIDAARKKAEGLLKQALAPGADFERLAKNNSEAKDAKSGGDLGFKPPGSLPADVVQAVAQLRPGQVNPALIRVPDGFEIVRLVDRRPAQGTSAASPKIVQTHVRHILLRVGEGKSEAQARQQLIDIRNKVEAGGDFASFARTYSQDGSASQGGDLGWISPGETVPEFERAMNSLQDGQISNPVRTEYGYHLIQVLGRRDAEGSIQQQMDIARQAIGQRKAEQAYADWLRELRDSSYVQIKIGQPQP; encoded by the coding sequence ATGAAGAAAACCCTTCGCTTCGCAGCAATCGTGTCCGGCCTCGTCGCCGCCATGTCGCTGCTGTCCGTCACGCCGGCGGTCGCGCAAGCGCTCGGTTCGAATGGCGCGACGCTGGCCGACGAGGTCGTCGCCGTCGTCAACAACGACGTGATCACCGGCCGCGAGCTCGACCAGCGGGTCGACCTGATCGCGCGCCGGCTGCGGCAGCAGAAGGCGCCGGTGCCGCCCATCGACGAGTTGCGCATGCAGGTGCTGAACCAGATGGTGTTGGAGCGCATCCAGGTGCAGAAGGCGAAGGAGGACGGCATCGTGGTGGACGACGCGATGGTGCAGGCCACGCTGCAGCGCCTGGCCGCCGCCAACAACATGTCGCTCGACCAGTACCGCGCGCGGCTCGAGGCCGAAGGGGTGCCCTGGAACATCTTCGTCAGCGACGCGCGCACCGAACTGATGCTCTCGCGCCTGCGCGAGAAGGAAGTGGACAGCAAGATCACCGTGTCCGACGCCGAGGTGGCCAGCTACATCGCGAGCCAGCGCGGCCCGAACGCGGGTTCGCAGCAGGACCTCCGGCTCGAGCACATCTTCGTGGCCGCCCCGCAGAACGCGCCGGAAACGCAGATCGACGCCGCCCGGAAGAAGGCCGAGGGCCTGCTCAAGCAGGCCCTCGCGCCGGGCGCCGATTTCGAGCGGCTCGCGAAGAACAATTCCGAGGCGAAGGACGCGAAGTCGGGCGGCGACCTCGGCTTCAAGCCGCCGGGCTCGCTGCCGGCCGACGTGGTGCAGGCCGTCGCGCAACTGCGGCCGGGCCAGGTCAATCCGGCGCTGATCCGCGTGCCGGACGGCTTCGAGATCGTGCGTCTGGTCGATCGCCGCCCCGCGCAGGGCACCTCGGCCGCGTCGCCGAAGATCGTGCAGACCCACGTGCGCCACATCCTGCTGCGCGTCGGCGAAGGCAAGTCCGAGGCGCAGGCGCGCCAGCAGCTGATCGACATCCGCAACAAGGTGGAGGCGGGCGGCGATTTCGCGAGCTTCGCGCGCACCTACTCGCAGGACGGCTCGGCCTCGCAGGGCGGCGATCTCGGCTGGATCAGCCCGGGCGAGACGGTGCCGGAATTCGAGCGCGCCATGAATTCGCTGCAGGACGGCCAGATCAGCAACCCGGTGCGCACCGAGTACGGCTATCACCTGATCCAGGTGCTCGGCCGCCGCGACGCGGAAGGCTCGATCCAGCAGCAGATGGACATCGCGCGTCAGGCGATCGGCCAGCGCAAGGCCGAGCAGGCCTATGCCGACTGGCTGCGCGAGCTGCGCGATTCGTCCTACGTGCAGATCAAGATCGGCCAGCCGCAGCCCTGA
- a CDS encoding M48 family metallopeptidase — translation MPKRPRPRPAVVALDHHQLDLPLFDGPPPAPPASPSPERDRSRRSLTLDGRVLEYRLKRSARRTIGFAIDGSGLTITAPRWVTLADIESAIAEKRRWIFVKLAEWQTRIEQRALPQIDWKDGARIPFLGKPVEIALASADGSLGYDAARSVLALGLPAHAGPQQIKDRVQGWLQGEARRIFGERLVVYAQKLGVSYSAYALSSASTRWGSCSSDGKIRLNWRLVHFPVSIIDYVVAHELSHLREMNHSPAFWQTVESIFPEFREARHTLKHHPPELLPAL, via the coding sequence ATGCCCAAGCGTCCCAGGCCACGGCCCGCCGTCGTCGCACTCGATCACCACCAGCTCGATCTGCCGCTGTTCGACGGCCCGCCGCCCGCGCCGCCCGCTTCGCCGTCGCCCGAGCGCGACCGGTCGCGGCGCTCGCTGACGCTCGACGGCCGCGTCCTCGAGTACCGGCTCAAGCGCTCGGCACGCCGCACCATCGGCTTCGCGATCGACGGCAGCGGGCTCACCATCACCGCGCCGCGCTGGGTCACGCTCGCCGACATCGAGTCCGCGATCGCCGAGAAGCGCCGCTGGATCTTCGTGAAGCTCGCCGAATGGCAGACCCGCATCGAGCAGCGCGCGCTGCCGCAGATCGACTGGAAGGACGGCGCGCGCATCCCGTTCCTCGGCAAGCCGGTCGAGATCGCGCTGGCGTCGGCCGACGGCTCGCTCGGCTACGACGCGGCGCGTTCGGTGCTCGCGCTCGGGCTGCCCGCGCATGCCGGGCCGCAGCAGATCAAGGACCGCGTGCAGGGCTGGCTGCAGGGCGAGGCCAGGCGCATCTTCGGCGAGCGGCTGGTGGTGTACGCGCAGAAGCTCGGCGTCAGCTACAGCGCCTATGCGCTGTCGTCGGCCTCGACGCGCTGGGGCAGCTGCTCGAGCGACGGCAAGATCCGCCTGAACTGGCGGCTCGTGCATTTCCCGGTCTCGATCATCGACTACGTGGTCGCGCACGAACTCTCGCACCTGCGCGAGATGAATCACAGCCCCGCGTTCTGGCAGACGGTCGAATCGATCTTCCCGGAATTCCGCGAGGCGCGGCACACGCTCAAGCACCATCCGCCCGAGCTGCTGCCCGCGCTGTAG